A stretch of the Acidobacteriota bacterium genome encodes the following:
- the mscL gene encoding large conductance mechanosensitive channel protein MscL codes for MLKEFKEFIAKGNILDLAVAVVIGGAFGKIVASLVDDVIMPPIGKLLGNADFANLYIPLAGQTAKTVEEAKKLGAVIAYGAFLNTIIQFLIIAFVIFLVVKAANRMKRKQEEAPAAPSAQEVLLAEIRDLLKAKN; via the coding sequence ATGTTAAAAGAGTTCAAGGAATTTATTGCCAAAGGCAATATTTTGGATTTGGCAGTTGCGGTGGTTATTGGCGGCGCGTTCGGCAAAATCGTCGCTTCGTTAGTTGATGATGTGATTATGCCGCCGATTGGTAAATTGCTCGGCAACGCTGATTTCGCCAACCTCTACATTCCGCTTGCAGGACAAACCGCCAAGACCGTTGAAGAGGCGAAAAAATTGGGAGCCGTGATTGCTTACGGCGCATTTTTAAACACCATCATTCAATTTCTGATCATCGCTTTTGTTATCTTTCTGGTCGTCAAAGCGGCAAACCGGATGAAGAGAAAACAGGAAGAAGCGCCCGCCGCGCCGTCTGCCCAGGAGGTTTTGCTTGCGGAAATCCGCGACCTGCTCAAAGCGAAAAATTAA
- a CDS encoding GlsB/YeaQ/YmgE family stress response membrane protein: MGIGWLIGQFISGLIIGAIARFLLPGKDEMGCLATAGVGIAGSAVGTFIGYYFHLGKGGFISSVLCTILLLWIWRKVQSREA; this comes from the coding sequence ATGGGAATCGGCTGGTTAATCGGACAATTTATTTCGGGACTTATTATCGGCGCGATTGCGCGATTTCTGTTGCCCGGAAAAGATGAGATGGGTTGTTTGGCGACTGCCGGGGTAGGCATTGCCGGGTCAGCGGTCGGCACATTCATCGGCTACTATTTCCATCTCGGTAAAGGCGGGTTTATCTCATCGGTTTTATGCACCATTCTGCTGCTCTGGATTTGGCGCAAGGTACAAAGCCGGGAAGCTTGA
- the cax gene encoding calcium/proton exchanger: MKKRSTTNGPVQKFITEHGLDVLLIFIPLAAIFHYTHRPALWTFIASGLAIVPLAGWMGKATESLSERLGAGVGGLLNATFGNAAEMIIAFQGLRAGLTEVVKASITGSILGNILLVLGLSILAGGLKFKDQKFNRTAASMSGTLMTLSAIGLLIPAVFHWVTRGTSPSEDDLSVEICIVLFITYILSLVFALKTHKDLYLGTSESHRESVSMKLATALTVLVVATGLVAWMSELLVHAVEETSHALGMTQVFIGVIVVAVIGNAAEHSTAVLMAMKNQMDLAYHIAVGSSMQIALFVAPVLVFLSYAIGKPMDLLFTPFEVITVGLGVGIVTLVAADGESNWMEGVLLLAVYIIFAMAFFFLPEVLPATL, from the coding sequence ATGAAAAAGCGTTCGACAACAAACGGACCCGTACAAAAATTTATCACCGAGCATGGGCTTGATGTGCTGCTCATCTTCATCCCGCTCGCAGCCATTTTTCATTACACGCATCGCCCGGCGCTGTGGACCTTCATTGCTTCGGGGTTGGCGATTGTGCCGCTCGCGGGATGGATGGGTAAAGCCACAGAGAGTTTGTCCGAACGCCTTGGCGCAGGCGTCGGCGGCTTGTTGAATGCCACATTTGGCAATGCTGCGGAAATGATTATCGCCTTTCAGGGACTTCGCGCAGGGCTGACGGAAGTCGTCAAAGCGTCGATCACCGGTTCGATACTCGGCAATATTCTGCTGGTTTTGGGACTCAGCATTCTCGCGGGCGGCTTGAAATTCAAAGACCAGAAATTCAATCGCACAGCCGCTTCGATGAGCGGAACGCTGATGACCTTGAGTGCCATCGGTCTGTTGATTCCGGCAGTCTTTCACTGGGTTACACGCGGCACCTCGCCAAGCGAAGATGATCTGAGCGTCGAGATTTGCATTGTGCTGTTTATCACCTACATCCTCAGTCTGGTTTTTGCCTTGAAGACGCATAAAGACCTCTATCTCGGAACCAGCGAATCGCATCGCGAATCGGTTTCGATGAAACTCGCAACCGCCTTGACGGTTTTAGTGGTTGCCACAGGGTTGGTCGCCTGGATGAGCGAACTCCTGGTTCATGCGGTTGAAGAAACCTCGCACGCTCTGGGTATGACGCAGGTATTTATCGGCGTCATCGTGGTCGCGGTTATCGGCAACGCCGCCGAACACAGCACCGCCGTGTTGATGGCGATGAAAAATCAGATGGATTTGGCTTATCACATCGCTGTCGGTTCAAGTATGCAAATCGCATTGTTTGTCGCGCCGGTGTTGGTTTTTCTGAGTTATGCGATAGGCAAACCGATGGATTTATTGTTTACGCCTTTTGAAGTGATAACGGTTGGCTTGGGCGTCGGTATCGTGACCCTGGTTGCTGCGGATGGCGAATCGAACTGGATGGAAGGCGTGTTGTTGCTGGCAGTCTATATTATTTTTGCGATGGCGTTTTTCTTCTTGCCCGAAGTTTTACCGGCAACATTGTAA
- a CDS encoding MaoC family dehydratase produces MSDGSVLQPGYGRLLDDFTVGEIYHHPWEVTLDDGLLSLCAASFLDPNPLYSSRRFARELGFRDRVAHPMTLMNLALSSSVHDVSEQAIAHLAYINLRFPNPAYAGDTLSTASKVLSVRPSHSKPDRGVVHVRTICLNQDGVPVVTFERKALIPAGKLKNRHHAEPAEQGFPDSLFAENIITPPEESELILPREIKEQIKTPVWFGRPRGLFETFAAGDIILHGNGRTIGESEHMQLTMLTRNSHPLHFDEVYSREHSFMKTRVVCGPLVFAWINSLASRDTTANALWDLGYDKGVHPAPVLAGDTLFAASRVIEKREFDTQTGVVKFHLVGMKNKKPAELISAGYDLFKDTFAEKVFAIEREVLLPKQRYLKS; encoded by the coding sequence ATGAGTGATGGCAGCGTGTTGCAACCCGGTTACGGCAGATTGCTTGATGATTTCACGGTCGGCGAAATTTATCATCACCCGTGGGAAGTTACTTTAGATGATGGACTGCTCAGTTTATGCGCGGCTTCGTTTCTTGACCCCAACCCACTCTATTCCAGTCGACGTTTTGCGCGTGAACTCGGCTTTCGTGACCGCGTCGCGCATCCGATGACACTGATGAATCTGGCGCTCAGTTCTTCGGTTCATGATGTATCTGAACAAGCCATCGCCCATCTCGCTTATATCAATCTGCGATTTCCCAATCCGGCTTATGCGGGCGATACGCTGTCAACCGCATCGAAAGTGCTGTCGGTTCGTCCATCGCATTCAAAGCCCGATAGAGGCGTCGTGCATGTGCGCACCATCTGTCTCAATCAGGACGGCGTGCCGGTTGTGACTTTCGAGCGTAAAGCCTTAATCCCCGCAGGGAAGCTTAAAAATCGACATCACGCGGAACCTGCTGAACAAGGGTTTCCCGATTCCCTGTTTGCGGAAAATATTATTACGCCGCCGGAAGAAAGCGAGTTGATTTTGCCGCGTGAAATCAAAGAACAGATTAAAACGCCTGTGTGGTTTGGTCGCCCGCGTGGGCTTTTTGAAACGTTCGCGGCAGGCGACATCATTTTGCATGGCAACGGGCGCACGATTGGCGAAAGCGAACATATGCAATTGACGATGCTGACGCGCAATTCGCATCCCTTGCACTTCGATGAAGTCTATTCGCGTGAACACAGTTTTATGAAGACGCGAGTGGTTTGCGGCCCGCTGGTTTTCGCGTGGATTAATTCGCTGGCGAGCCGCGACACGACGGCGAATGCTTTGTGGGATTTGGGTTACGATAAAGGCGTGCATCCCGCGCCAGTGCTTGCCGGCGATACCTTGTTTGCGGCATCACGAGTTATCGAAAAACGCGAGTTTGACACGCAAACCGGCGTCGTAAAATTTCATTTAGTCGGCATGAAAAATAAAAAGCCTGCTGAATTAATCAGCGCCGGTTATGATTTGTTCAAAGATACGTTTGCCGAAAAAGTTTTTGCCATCGAACGCGAAGTGTTGTTGCCCAAACAGCGCTATCTGAAAAGTTGA